A window of Terriglobales bacterium genomic DNA:
GCGCGTGAATGATTGTAGTGCTTCCAGGCAAATCTGCGCTTCCAAATTCCAAAACTTCACCGCCGCTGAGGTGGAGCAGTATACTTTCTGCCCGCCTGGGGTGGGGAAGCTCGCGCCGCACAGCCCTGGGAGCGGTGCACGGTGTTTCCCAGCGACATTTCGCTATCTCAAGTAACGGAGGACGACGGAAGATGCGATACAGACTGCTTATCGCCGCGGCGCTGCTGGTGATTATTCTTCCTGCTCTGGCACAACAACGCGACGTTTCGCCGAAGGCAGAGGCGCGCATTACGAAAGAGGTCCGACACGAGATCCTGATGCTGCCGTATTTCGGTGTCTTCGATAACATCGCTTACAAAGTTCAAGGTTACAACGTGACGCTCTATGGGCAGGTGAGCCGCCCTACGCTCAAAAGCGACGCGGAAAAGGTAGTAAAGGGGATAGAAGGGGTGGAGAACGTTGATAACCAGATTGAGGTTCTGCCCACATCGCCGAACGATGACAGGTTACGCCGCCAGCTGTTTCGCGCTATCTACTTCTACCCGTCCTTGCAGAAATACGATATGGGGACCATCAAGCCCATCCGTATCATCGTCAAGAATGGCCACGTCAGCCTGGAAGGGGTGGTGGACAACCAGGCGGACAAAAACACTGCCGGAATCCGTGCTAACGGCGTTTCCGGGGTTTTCTCCGTCAAGAACAACCTGGTAGTGGCGCCCTCCTAAAATTTATCCATCTGAGGAGGCCCGTATGATCACGGCATCGCAACTTCGGCCGGGCATGGCAGTGCGCATCGAAGGACAGATCTACGAAGTGCTGGAAAGCGCGGCCAAGGCCGGCGGTGGCCAACTGGGCGGAGTAGTTAAGACGAAGTTGCGCAACCTGATCAGCGGGCGCTTTTGGGATTCTCACTTTCGTCCCGAGGAGCGTTTGGAAGAACTCGAAGTTGATCGCCAGAATATGGAGTTCCTGTACAGCGACGACGAGAACTGCATCTTCATGCATCCCCAATCGTTCGAGCAGGTGGAGGTTCCGCGGCGTGCGCTGGGCGAGGCGCAGAGCTTTCTGCAGGCCGGCACGACCGTCCCTGTGGAGTTCTTCGAGGGACGTCCGATTCGCGTGGTTTTACCCGAGGTGGTGGAAATCCGTATTGCGGATACTGCCGACCCTGTTCACACCGGCCAGGACAATACCTGGAAGGAGGCGAGGCTGGAGAATGGAGTGCAGATTCACGTTCCGCTGTTCATCGCGCGCGGTGAGCTGGTGCGAGTGGATGTGAAGAGCGGGCGATATCTGGAGCGGGTGCGTTTGGAGCGGAAGAAGGGTGCCTGAGCTGCAGTACGAAGTACGAAGTGTGAAGTTTGAAGTAGCAAGAGGTGATCAACGTGTGGACCACCTGGTGATCACACGATGGCGGAGCCAAAACCTTGCAGGGCGGCGCGAATCTGCTCGACTTTCATGCAATCGTCTGGATTTTCCCGCAGAAACTCCACGCCGTAGTTATAGCCACTGCGGTCGCGAATCTCGCAACGTACACGGACCGGTCCGGAATAAGGCGGCGTGAACTCTACCTCCACCACATGGCCATCTTTGAGTTCGACACCGGCAAACATTGCCATCCCACCCTCATTCAGTTCTGTGCCGCGTCCCTCAACGATACGCACTTTCTCATCCGTCTGTACGATCACCCGCAAAGGCACATTGAGTTTGTAACGCGGCCAACGACGTGTGTTGGTAAAACCCGTATGCGCTCCTACCACTTCGGTTGCCATTGCTACGACCTGTTCCTCATCGAAGGCTGAGGGTGGAGCGAGACCGGCGGAGACCGCCGGTCTCTGATTTCCAGCACCAGCTAATTTCCGCCGCCCGACTGCACCGGGCTGGAACCCTGGTACTTGTCGGCGACGTTCACAGAAACAACGCCGTCAAACGAGGTTGCCGCCAGCAAGTGGCCGTTGGACAGGGTTACAGTGCGAATCGGCAAGCCGATCTGCTGGACTTTCTGCCACTTGGTTCCATCGGCAGAGGCGTACACTGCATGAGCCGTGTTGGTTATCGCCAGCACACTGTTGGCATGAGAATCGAAAACCAATGAGGCAATCTTCCCATCAGGGGTTGATGGCACCAAGGCCCAGTCATGCCCAGCTTCTTGGCGGTACACACCTTGCGGGCTGTTGAGCCAGATGGCGCCCTTGGCATCCATGGTCATGC
This region includes:
- a CDS encoding PilZ domain-containing protein, whose product is MATEVVGAHTGFTNTRRWPRYKLNVPLRVIVQTDEKVRIVEGRGTELNEGGMAMFAGVELKDGHVVEVEFTPPYSGPVRVRCEIRDRSGYNYGVEFLRENPDDCMKVEQIRAALQGFGSAIV
- a CDS encoding BON domain-containing protein codes for the protein MRYRLLIAAALLVIILPALAQQRDVSPKAEARITKEVRHEILMLPYFGVFDNIAYKVQGYNVTLYGQVSRPTLKSDAEKVVKGIEGVENVDNQIEVLPTSPNDDRLRRQLFRAIYFYPSLQKYDMGTIKPIRIIVKNGHVSLEGVVDNQADKNTAGIRANGVSGVFSVKNNLVVAPS
- a CDS encoding elongation factor P; this encodes MITASQLRPGMAVRIEGQIYEVLESAAKAGGGQLGGVVKTKLRNLISGRFWDSHFRPEERLEELEVDRQNMEFLYSDDENCIFMHPQSFEQVEVPRRALGEAQSFLQAGTTVPVEFFEGRPIRVVLPEVVEIRIADTADPVHTGQDNTWKEARLENGVQIHVPLFIARGELVRVDVKSGRYLERVRLERKKGA